The region ATCGACCTTGCCCGGCGCGTTGAAGCGCTTGAAATCGACGCTGCCGGCAAAGGGGCGGTCGGCATAGGTGGTGGCATTGCTGAGCGTTTCGGCGAGGTAATCGGCCAGCCCGCCGGGGAAGTGGAAGGTGGCCTCGGTCGGCGTCTCGCCATCGTCGATTTCCGAGCTCCAGCGGATCTCGACGCCCGAGAAGAGATAGGCCTTGGATTTCACCATCTTCAGCAGACGCGCCGGCTTGAAGCGGTGATGGCCGAAGATCTCCTCGTCAGCATGAAAGGTGACGGTGGTGCCGCGCCGGTTCGGGGCCGCGCTGATCTTGGCCACCGGACCCTGAGGGATACCGCGCGAGAAGCGTTGTTCGAACAACTCCTTGTTCCGCGCGACCTGCACCACCATCAGGTCCGACAGCGCGTTCACCACCGAGGCGCCAACGCCGTGAAGGCCGCCCGAGGTTTGGTAGGCATCGCCGGAAAACTTGCCGCCCGCATGAAGGGTGCAGAGGATCACCTCCAGCGCCGACTTGCCGGGGAATTTCGGATGCGGATCGATCGGGATGCCGCGGCCATTGTCGCGGATCACCACGCTGAAATCCGCCAGCAGATCCACCTCGATGCGGCTCGCATGTCCGGCCACCGCCTCGTCCATCGAGTTGTCGAGGATCTCGGCAACCAGGTGGTGCAGCGCGCGTTCATCGGTGCCGCCGATATACATGCCGGGGCGCTTGCGCACGGGCTCCAGCCCCTCCAGCACCTCGATTGAGGCGGCAGAGTAGCTGTCGGCGCTGGCATCAGCGGCGGAAAGAAGATCGTCGGCCATCGGACTGCTCGTTTATTCTTGGTGCTTGCGGATTCTGCGGACTATCTCATGTCCGGGGGGCGCGGGGCAAGGGCTTGGGGGCAAGGCCTTGAGGCCCCGCCGATGCGCGCCGCAAGGGATAGGGGCTATGCCTGGTCGCGCAGCCAGTCCGCCAGGTCGCCATCGTCGATCAGCCCTTGGGCCAGGGCGATGATTTTCTGGCCGGTTTCTTCGACCCCGACATCAGGTTCGCGTGCGCTGTTCATGTCCAGAACGACCAGCATCACGCGATAGGCGGTGCGCTTGTTGGCATCGTTGAAGCAATGACCCTGCGCGAGGGCCATGGCATAGGCCGCCGCCAGATCGAAGATGTCGCCGATCATGCCATAGGCCAGCCGGTTCTCGACCCGCGCCAGCGCGCCGTCCAGCGACTTGTCGCGGGCAAGTCCCGCCAGTTCACCGGGGTTCAGCACGGCGTCATGAATCAGCTCGACCAGTTCGGTCGAGGGCAGCAGCCAGTCGCTCACGATCTACTTGTCGCGCAGATAGTCGAGGACCGGCTGCGCCCGCGCTTGCGTGCGCCGCAGCGATTCCATCACCTCGTCGCGGGTGGCATGGCGGTGCTGACCCTTGTCGGTCGCCTCTTCCGGGACGAGATAGCCGACCAGCTGCGAGTTCTTCAGGATCGCCACCGGCTTGCCGCCCGAACGTTCCAGAACCTTATGCGGCTCGCGCAGCTCGGTCATGGTGCAGATGTGGTTGGTCAGCAGGCGGGTCATCGGGGCATCCTTTCGGTTGCCCATTATATTGCATATTTCAATGCATATTTCAATGTCATTCCGGCTCGGCCAGCCGGGCCTCCCACATCTTGCGGAAGGCCGGGCGGGCCTCGCAATCGGCCAGCCAGTCGGTGATCGCCGGGAACTGGCGCATCAGCGGCTCGTGGCTCTGGGCATAGCGGATCACCTCGGCCATGTTGATATCGGCGACCGAGAAGCGGCGGCCGACCATGTGGCCGTTATGAGCGAGGTGATCGGCGATGACCTCGAGGGGGCGGGTCAGCCGGTCGGCGGCAGCCTCGACGGCGGCGCGTTCATGGGCGGTGTCGGTCTTGCCGCCGAGGAACAGGATGGTCAGCGCATCGGCCTCGATCGCGGTGCAGGCATAGAAGCTCCATTGCGACATCAGCGCATCTTCC is a window of Paracoccus zhejiangensis DNA encoding:
- a CDS encoding type II toxin-antitoxin system Phd/YefM family antitoxin, giving the protein MTRLLTNHICTMTELREPHKVLERSGGKPVAILKNSQLVGYLVPEEATDKGQHRHATRDEVMESLRRTQARAQPVLDYLRDK
- a CDS encoding type II toxin-antitoxin system death-on-curing family toxin; this encodes MSDWLLPSTELVELIHDAVLNPGELAGLARDKSLDGALARVENRLAYGMIGDIFDLAAAYAMALAQGHCFNDANKRTAYRVMLVVLDMNSAREPDVGVEETGQKIIALAQGLIDDGDLADWLRDQA
- a CDS encoding glutathione S-transferase family protein; this encodes MLTIHGVTRSRASRIIWLCHEIGLRFRQIPVIQAYRLADPMAKDAPLNTRSPSFLKLSPAGAIPVIEDDGLILSESMACTLYLARKHGQPFGPADAQEDALMSQWSFYACTAIEADALTILFLGGKTDTAHERAAVEAAADRLTRPLEVIADHLAHNGHMVGRRFSVADINMAEVIRYAQSHEPLMRQFPAITDWLADCEARPAFRKMWEARLAEPE